In a single window of the Planctomycetia bacterium genome:
- a CDS encoding ABC transporter ATP-binding protein → MIQINKFSKHYEMGDTIVRALDGLDLSVDEGEFISITGASGSGKSTLMHLLGCLDRPTSGEYWLDGELVSSMTDRQLAVIRNQKIGFVFQTFNLIQRTSALDNVAVPLFYARKTRVNEASMRALERVGLSKRASHAPSELSGGERQRVAIARAIVNEPKIILADEPTGNLDSRTGKQIMNIFHELNRSGVTVILVTHEMSVALQARRVIRMRDGLKYEDRFVDAALTEELTGEGERAPERSPPPMARPAGV, encoded by the coding sequence TTGATCCAAATTAACAAGTTCAGCAAGCACTACGAGATGGGCGACACGATTGTGCGCGCGCTGGACGGGCTGGATCTGAGCGTGGATGAGGGGGAGTTCATCTCGATCACCGGCGCATCGGGCAGCGGGAAGAGCACGTTGATGCACCTTTTGGGGTGCCTCGACCGGCCGACGAGCGGCGAATACTGGCTGGACGGCGAACTGGTCAGCTCGATGACCGATCGGCAGCTTGCGGTGATTCGCAACCAGAAGATCGGCTTCGTATTTCAGACTTTCAACCTGATTCAACGAACCAGCGCATTGGACAATGTCGCGGTTCCGCTTTTCTATGCACGAAAGACGCGGGTGAATGAGGCATCGATGCGTGCGCTTGAGCGCGTCGGGCTTTCGAAGCGCGCTTCTCATGCCCCCAGTGAACTATCCGGCGGCGAGCGGCAGCGCGTGGCCATTGCCCGGGCGATTGTGAACGAGCCGAAGATCATTCTCGCCGACGAGCCGACGGGCAATCTCGACAGCCGCACCGGCAAGCAGATCATGAATATCTTTCACGAGCTGAACCGCAGCGGGGTGACGGTGATTCTCGTGACGCATGAGATGTCAGTTGCGCTTCAGGCGCGGCGCGTGATACGGATGCGGGACGGGCTGAAGTACGAGGATCGATTCGTCGATGCGGCGCTGACGGAAGAGTTGACCGGTGAAGGCGAGCGCGCGCCTGAGCGTTCGCCGCCGCCGATGGCCCGGCCGGCGGGGGTATAG